The DNA region GATGAGCATGAACTACTTCGCCTTCTTCCCGGCGCTCGTCAACGAAGCATCGAACCCGAACGCGAAGGTCACCGGCTTCTTCGCCAACCCGGCCGGCCCGGACGGCCACCAGTTCGCAGCCCTTGGCGGGCAGGGCATCTCGATCGTTTCCTACTCGGACAACCAGGAAGAGGCTATGAAATTCCTCGAATGGTTTATCAAGGACGAGACCCAGAAGCGCTGGGCCGAACTCGGCGGCTACACGGCAAGCGCAAAGGTGCTTGAATCGCCGGAATTCCAGAATGCGACCCCCTATAACAAGGCGTTCTACGAGACCATGTTCAAGGTGAAGGACTTCTGGGCAACTCCGGAATATGCCGAGCTGCTGATCCAGATGAATCAGCGTATCTACCCCTATGTGACCGCCGGCCAGGGCACGGCAAAGGAGGCGCTCGACGCTCTCGCCGAGGACTGGAACGCGACCTTCAAGAAGTACGGCCGCCACTAGCGGGTGAGACGTCGCGGGAGGGGGCCTGGCTCCCTCCCCTTTTTCAACTCTGCACCGCAATGGTGCTCGCGGGACACGACGTCCGCGTTCAGGCAATGCGCAACAGGACGCCGAAAGTGCGGCCAGCGCGCGGCTCTCGGAGGAGGAGCACATTGGCCACTGTGGTTATGACATCGCTGGACTCGAAGTCGCGTGCTTTTTCGCGGGGCTTGAGCGACATCAAGATTCGAAATCTGTTCATTGTCCCGACGATCCTGTTCCTGATCATCTTCAACATCTTCCCGTTGATCTATTCGCTCGGCTACTCCTTCACCGACTTCCGTGCCTCAACGAACGCTCCGGCCAACTTCGTCGGCCTGCGGAACTATCGGGAACTGCTCAACGACCCCTTCATCTGGTCGAACTTCGCCATCACCGCGAAATACGTGATCGTGTCGGTCGCCGGTCAGGTCATCGTCGGTTTCGGCACGGCTATGCTGCTCAACCGTGACATCCCGTTCAAAGGTTTGCTCACCACACTGCTTCTGCTGCCGATGATGCTGTCGATGGCAGTCGTCGGCCTGTTCTGGAAGCTGCTCTACGACCCGTCCTTTGGTATCATCAACCATGCGCTCGGCTTCGGCCGCTTCGAGTGGCTGTCGAACCCGGATATGGCGCTCTACGCCGTCGCGATCACCGACATCTGGATGTGGTCGCCCTTTGTGATGCTGCTTTCGCTCGCTGGTCTGTCGGCTGTGCCGAAGCATCTCTATGAGGCCGCGGCAATCGACCGGGCCGGACCGTTCTACACGTTCTTCCGCATCACGCTGCCGCTTGTTGCCCCCATCCTGATGATTGCAATCATCTTCCGCACGATGGAGGCCTTCAAGACCTTCGACCTCGCCTATATCCTCACAAGCCAGCCAACGACCGAGGTGATCTCGATCCGCCTCTACAAGATGGCCTTCCAGGAATGGCAGACGGGGCGCTCCTGCGCGCTCGCCTATATCGTGCTCATCATGGTGCTCGCCATCACCAACATTTACGTCAAGTACCTCAACAAGGTGAAGGAGCGCTGAGATGGCCGCCGTCCGAACCCGCTCCGAGCGTGCCCTGAACCGGGTGGCGATCGCCGCCGTGCTCGTCATCACGCTCATCTTCCTCGCACCGATCTACTGGATCACGTCGACGGCCTTCAAGCCGCGCAACCTCGCCACGACGATACCCCCGACCATTGTCTTCCAGCCGGAAGTATCGCCGTTCGTAAAACTCTTTGCCAAGCGCTCGCAGCTTCGCGAACGGCCGACGCCGGAACACTATGCCGCGGCCCCATGGTGGGAGCGGCTCGTCTTCGACGGCGGCGAGAAGGTCGTGCGGTCCGGCCGCGGCGAAGTACAGCTCTCCGGCTACCCCAGCCGCTTCATGAATTCGCTCATCGTCGCGATTACCTCCACGGTGCTTGCGGTGGGCATGGGGACCTTCACGGCCTATGGCTTCTCACGCTTCAAGGTCAAGGGGGAAGCAGACCTGCTCTTCTTCATCCTGTCGACGCGCATGCTGCCGCCCGTGGTCGTGGCGATTCCGATGTTCCTCATGTACCGCGCCGTCGGGCTCAACGACACCCACTGGGGCCTCATCATCCTCTACACCGCCTTCAACCTCTCCTTCTCGGTCTGGCTGATGAAAGGCTTCATCGACGAAATCCCGAAGGAATATGAGGAGGCGGCACTCGTCGACGGCTACACCCGCATGCAGGCCTTCTTCAAGATCGTCATCCCGGAAGCCGCCACCGGCATCGCCGCCACCGCCGTCTTCTGCTTCATCACGGCCTGGAACGAATATGCATTCGCGCTGATCATGACCAACCGGCGCGCGCAGACCGCACCGCCGTTCATCCCGAGCCAGGTCGGCTCCGGCCTGCCGGACTGGACGGTGATTGCCGCCGGCACGTTCTTGTTCCTGCTACCGGTCGCCATCTTCACCTTCCTGCTCAGGAACCATCTCCTGCGCGGCATGAGCTTCGGAGCGATCCGCAAATGACCTTCCGCGCCCTGAACCAGAAATATATAGAACCCGGTTCGCAGTACCTGATGATCTTCGGCATCATCGCGCTCTGCCAGCCCTGGAACCTGTTTCTCCACCGCTACGGCATGACGATGACGCTCGTCGGACTGATCGCCTTCATGGTGACGACCAAAATCCCGCGGGACGATCAACCAGACGAAGGCAGCCATTCATGACGCAGATCGAACTTCGCGGCATCCAGAAATATTTCGGTGCCGTCCAGGTCATCAAGGACCTTAATCTCGCCATCGCCGACAACGAATTCATCGTGCTGCTTGGCCAATCCGGCTGCGGCAAGACGACGACATTGCGCGCCGTCGCAGGCCTGGAGACCATCGACGAAGGCGACATCCTGATCGACGGCCAGCCGGTGCAGCATATCAAAGCATCCGACCGCGACATAGCCATGGTGTTCCAGTCTTTCTCGCTCTATCCGCACATGACGGTCTATGAGAATATCGCCTTTCCGCTCCGCGCCACCCGGATGAGCCGGAAAGATGTCGATACGTCGGTGCGCGAGATCGCCGGCGTGCTGCGCATCACCGGCCTGCTGGGCCGCAAGCCTTCGGCGCTATCAGGCGGCGACATGCAGCGTGTTGCGATCGGCCGCGCGCTCGTGCGACGGCCAAAGGCCATGCTGATGGATGAGCCGATCGGTGCGCTGGACGCCAAGCTGCGCGAGGAGATGCGGGCGGAAATCAAGCGTTTGCATATCAAGCAGGGGTCAACCACCATTTACGTGACTCACGACCAGGTGGAGGCCATGTCGCTCGCCGACCGCATCGTCATCATGCACGAGGGCATCCTCCAGCAGGTCGGCACGCCCGAAGAGGTCTATTCTCAGCCCGCCAACATGTTCGTCGCCCAGTTCGTCGGCAGCCCGGTCATGAACATGGCGCAGGCGACCGTCAGCGAAACGGGCGGCCATGCCAGCGTGCAGGTCAGCGACGGAGTAAAGGGCTTCGAGTTCCCGGCCGCCCTTGCCAATCGCCTCTCGGACGCGGGGGCCGAGGACGGCAAGCTGACGCTCGGCGTCCGGCCTGAGGGCGTGCTGATCTCGCGCGAGGCCCGCGAGGGCTTCATGCCGGTCGAGGCGCATATCATCGAGCCGCTTGGGTCGCACGACATCGTCGACCTGAAGGTCGGCGACCAGATGATCAGGGCACGCACCAAGAGCGGATTCGTGCCCGGCCCGGGCGAAGCCGTCTGGGCGCGCATCGACCCTGCCCAGGCGCATTTCTTCAACACGGCGACCGGCTCGTCGCTCGGGATCAGACTCTGATGGCGCATATCGAACTCAAGGGTATCACAAAGACCTTCGGCAACCACACGGCGCTGAACAACCTGAACATCGACATCGCTGACGGCGAGTTCTTCGTGCTGCTCGGCCGGACCGGCGCTGGCAAGACGACAACGCTGCGCCTCATCGCCGGTCTCGAAAAGCCGACGGCAGGCCAGATCTTCATCGACGGGCAGGATGTCGCCGACTGGGGTGCCGCCGAGCGCGACGTGGCCCTGGTGCTCCAGCAATATTCGCTCTATCCGCGCTTTACGGTGCGGGAGAACCTGGAATTTCCATTGAAATCCCGCATTCGCCGCGTCGAACCCGCTGAGATCAAGGAACGCGTCGACCGGGTTGCGAAAACCCTGCGCATCGAGCACCTGCTCGAGCGCAAGACCGACCGGCTATCGGGCGGCGAGATGCAGCGCGTCTCGATCGGCCGGGCCATCGTGCGCAAGCCGCGCGTCTTTCTGATGGACGAACCGCTCTCGGCTCTCGACGCGAAACTGCGCGAGGCGCTGCGCACCGAGCTGAAAAACCTGCAGATGAACCTCGGCGCGACCTTCCTCTTCGTCACCCACGACCAGATCGAGGCCATGTCGATGGGCGACAAGATCGGCGTTCTCAACAACGGCCAACTGGTGCAGACGGGTACGCCGCAGGAGATCTACCGAAACCCGGTCAACACCTTCGTCGCGCGCGCGGTCGGCTCGCCGCCGATGAACCTGATCGCCGGTACGCTTGCCAGCGGCGAGGCAGTGGCCAGCGAGGGCTACCGGCTGCCGCTCGGCAGCGGGCACGGGATTGCCACGGACGGTCGCCCGCTCACCTTCGGCATCCGCCCCGAAGACCTCTTCCTCGACAGCGGTGCGCCGGGGGAAGCACGGGTGCACGACGTGGAGAACCATGGCGTCGAAAAGATCGTGACGCTGCGCACCGGCGAGAACTTCATCCACGCGACCGTGCCGGCGCAGACGGTGCTTCGGATCGAGGATACGGTTCGCTTTTCGTGGAATCCGGAGAAGGTCGTGCTGTTCGACACCGGAAGCGGCGTCAGCCTGCGGCATGCGGGCTGAACTGATAGGTTGGAAAGATGCCAACGGCTTCCGTGACACCGCAGGAGCCGCCAGCGTTTCGGATCGTCGCGAAGGGGCTGAGCTATGCCGGAAAGCGCCGGCGGTAGTGCTCGACCACTTCGGGATTGCGCAGATTGACGGGCAGTTCGCCCTTCATGACGCGCAGGACTTCGCTTGCCGCGACCGTTCCCATCCGCATCATGCTCTCATCCGTAAGACCGGCGAGATGCGGAGTGACGATGACATTGTCGAAGCTGAAATATGGATGGTCGAGCGGAAGGGGCTGGGTCGCGAAGACGTCGAGCGCGGCTCCGCCGATGCGTCCCTCGCGCAGCGCCTCGATCAGCGCCGCGTCATCGATCACCGGGCCGCGCGAGACGTTGACCAGAATGGCATCGGGCTTCATGCGGCCGATGCGCCCGGCATTGAGCAGGCCTGTCGTCTCCGACGTCAGCGGGCAGCAGAGCACGACGATGTCGGCCATCGCGACGAGGTCGTCGACCGGCAGGAAGCGCACACCGTCCGGCACGCGCTCCGGCGACCGGCTCGTGGCGACCACCTCGAGGCCGAAACCGAACTTCGCGATCCGGAAAATCGCCTTGCCGACATTGCCCATGCCGACAATGCCCATGGTGCGGCCCCCGAGGTCCGCAGCCCCGTCCGACTGGCCGCGCCCGGCCGCCCAGCCCCTCTGCCGCAGTTCCCGGTCCATCAGGCGGAAGCGCCGAAGCAGGGCGAGCGTCACGAGGAAGACGTGCTCGGCGACCGTCGACGCATTCACAGCCGGCACGTTGGCGACAAGCACGCCGACGCGGTTCGCCGCATCCATCGGCACCATGTCGAGCCCGGCGCCATGGCGGATCGCAGCGCGAAGCGCCGGCGCATCCTCGAAGAAGGCCGGCGGGATCGGCGCGCGCACGACGACGATGCCCGCGCCCCGCCCTTCTCGCAGCAACGTTTCGGGGTCGGGCGCGGAGGCGATGCGCAGATCGCCCGCAGCCTTAAGCACCGCCTCGGCGGCAGGATGCAGGGGATGTGTGGAAAAGATGAAGCTCATCGGCCCTCCCCGCCGGTTACACCTATCCGGCGGCCATCGCAGGCCCGCCGATGAGACCCTTCCAATAGCTTTCCGCACCCTGGAGATGCGCGTTCATCAGCGCCTGGGCGAGATTGCCATCGCGGGCAAGCAGCGCCTCGTAGATGCGGACATGTTCCTCATGCGAGCGCCAGCGGCGGGCGACGTCGCTAAAATAGATCGGCAGGCGCTGCTCGCCCATCATGTAGTAGACGCTGCACACGCGATAGAAGACGCTATTCTTGGTGGCTCGGACGATCTCCAGATGGAAATCTCGGTCCTCGCGCGCCAGCCCCTCGCCTGCGGCAAGCTTCGCCTCGGACGCGGCAAGGATGTCGCGCAGGCGCTGGTAATTTTCTTCCGTCGCCCGCAGGCAGGCGAGTTCCGCGGCCTTGATCTCATGTATCTTGCGCAGTTCCACGGTCTCGTAGATCAGGATCGGATCAAGCGGCACGCCGGCTCGAGCAAAAAGTGCCATGGCCTCTACGCTCGCCTCCGTGGTCGTCAGGTAGATACCCGACTTGGCGCGGCGCTCGACGATGCGCATCGCCTCCAGGATCGCCAGCGTCTCGCGGATATGGCCGCGGCTGACGCCGAAATGCTCAGCAAGCTCCCGCTCCGAAGGCGTGCGGCCGTTGCCGCTCGAATTCGAGAAAAGATATGCCGCGAGATCGGAGAGGAGGGAATTTTCTTTCATCGTCACAGTCTTTGGGCGTGAGCCTCGAGGACCCTCTGATTGATCGTGAAGCCCAGGCCGGGTTTATCAGGAATCTCTATCATGCCGTCCTTTACCGACACAGTGTCCTCGACAAGATCATGGATCATCGGATTCGCGCCGAGCGAATATTCGATAACGAAGCTTGCCGGGGAAGCCGCGCACAAGTGCAGGCCGGAGAAGAAACAGGGCGCACCAGCCCAAAGATGCGGTGCGAAACGGAGGTTGAAGGCGCTGGCGAGCGAGCTGATGCGCATCGCCTCCGTAATGCCACCACAGAAGGCCGGATCGGGTTGGAATATATCGGCGGCCCGCAGCATGGCAAGATCGCGGAAGGCAAACCGTGTCGACTCGCTCTCGCCCGCAGCGATCGGCACGTTCCCCGCCGCGCGCACCTCCGCCATGCCCGGCTTGTCGTCGGCGATCACCGGTTCCTCGAACCAGGCGAGGTCGCAATCCGCCACCATCTCCATGAAGCGCTTCGCTTCGGCAACCGTATAGGTGCCGTGCGCATCGACCATAAGGTCGACGTCGGGGCCGATCGCCTCGCGGGCCGCCCGCACTCGTGAGGCCGAGACATGCGGCGCGCGGTCCATCGCGCCGACGCGCATCTTGACCGACTTGAAACCGCCGGCCGCGATATAGGACTGGAGCTGTTCGCCGATCAGGTTTGCGCTCTCCCAACCACCCGAGGCATAGGCGGGTAACCTGTCCGCCTTGCGGCCACCCAGCAGTTTCCAGACGGGGACGCCGAGCGACTTGCCGAGAATGTCCCACAGCGCTAGGTCGACCGCGCTGATCGCCGCGACGGAGAGGCCGCGCCGCGCGATCTGCGGCATGGCATGACCCGAAATAGCCGCCATCTCGTGGCGTACGCCGTTGTAAAGCATCTCCCATATGGGAGAGATGTCTGCAGGATCACGGCCGATGAGCTCCGGCCCCACCTCGTGGTTCAGCATGTGCACCAGCGTGCCATAGGTGCCTGCACTGCCGGCGGCATTCTTGCCTTCTCCCCAGCCGACGATGCCGTCGTTCGTTTCGATACGCAGGATGGCAGCATCGAAGGTCGTCAGCCGGCCGAAGTCGCTGCGATGTTGGCGGCTCGCCTCGATGGGAATCTTGACCCACCAGGCCTCTACGGTCTTGATACGCATGTGTCGGATCTCCCGCCCTCACGACCCGCGGGCCGCCGGGCCTATGCCTTTCCGTTCGTTACTTTGATCAGTGGCAGGATCGTCTCGGCGGTGATCCGCATCTGATCGTCGTAGAACTTCTCGGTGAGAAGGCTTGAGCCGTGGTCCTGGATGAACTTCAGCTGCTCCGGCGGGATATCGACGGGGTTGCGCTCCACCATGTCCGGGTACTTGGCCGCCGGCGTGCGATCGACCGGAGCGACAAACTCGTTCGTCACCGCGCCGTCGTAGCCGATCTCCCTCAGCGTGCCGATGATCTTTGGCCAGTCGAGCATGCCGAGGCCGGCGGCGAAACGATTGTTGTCGGCGATGTGGAAATCGAACAGGCGCTTTCCGGCGAGCCGGATCGCTTCATACATGTCATCCTCCTCGATGTTCAGGTGAAAAGCATCGAGGCAGACCCCGCATTCGGGGCTGACGGCATCGGCGAGCGCCAGCGCCTGGGCGGCACGGTTGAAGAAATAGGTCTCGAAACGGTTGAGCGGCTCGACGGCAATGCGCACGCCCTTCTTCCGGGCATGGGCAAAACATTCCTTGGTTGCGTCCACCACCCACGTCCACTCTTCCTCCTCGGTCCCATCCGGCACCACCTTGCCGACGGTCGCCGGTACGAGGGTAACGATCTCGCCCTCGAGTTCGCTGACCATAGTGATGACGCTCTTGACATAGTCCACTGACCTGGCGCGCTGGCCTTCGTCCCTTGCGGCAAGGTTCCGCTCGCCGAGCGTCAGCGTGACGGCGCCCCAGCAGCGGATACCGTACTCTTTCAGCAGCGCGCGCGTCTCCTTGATGTCGTACTGTGCCGGCTCGCCGGATATCTCGATGCTTTCGTAGCCATATTTCTTGATGCGCTTCAGCGTGACGGCGAGCGGTTCGGCTCGCATCCAGTTGTGTGTCGAAAGATGCATGAAGTCCTCCCAGACTGTTACCAACTCGTTCGATCGCCGATGGCGGCGGCAAACGGTCACCTTGTCGTCACCGGCCCGCTGCCTTCGGCAATCTGGTTGGGCCAATTCTTGTCAATTGCTAGCTCTAGCGCAATTTTTCGCCCTCTGCAAGGTGGAGTCAGAAACGGCGATACGTCTTATTTTGCCGAGCTTTAATGCCAATTTTCTTGTTTTCACGCGGATTTGCAGGCGATTGGAACCGGGAACTGGCTTGACCAGATTTTCGGATTTGGTATTACCAGATAATGGAAAAGCGAAGGGCGCTGTAAGAACGCCGCTCAGGGGGGTCCACGGGGCCAAAAGGAGGAGACATGAAGATCGGCATGTGCATGTTCCTCTGGACGACGAGTGTCGGCCGGAAGCATGAAGGACTGTTGCGCGACATCAAGAGCACTGGGTTTGATGGCGTCGAGATACCGATCTTTTCGGGCACGCCCGACAACTACCGCCGGCTGGGAGACCTGCTCGACCGGATCGGCCTGGAACGGACCGCCGTTTCCGCCATGGGCGATCCCTCGATGAACCTGATCGCGTCCGACGCCGCAACCCGCAGACGCGGCATCAACTACATGAAATGGGCCATCGACTGCAGCGATGCGCTCGGCGCCACGATGCTGAGCGGGCCGCTGCATTCGACGCTCGGACAATTTTCCGGAAGCGGCCCGAGCGCGGCGGAACTCAAGCGCTCGGTCTCCTCACAACGCGCGATCGGTGATCATGCCGCAAAGCGCGGCGTCACGATCGGGCTCGAGGCGCTGAACCGCTTCGAATGCTATCTGTTCAACACGATGGACGCCCTAGCGGCCCATGTCGACGCGGTCGGGCACCCCAACATCCGCGCGATGTACGACACTTTCCACAGCAATATCGAGGAGGCTGATCCCATCAGCGCCTTCACGCGAAACAGCGACCGCATCGTCCATGTGCATATTTCTGAGAACGACCGCGGCGTTCCGGGGCGCGGCCATATTCCCTGGGCGGAAACGTTCAAGGCCCTGCGGTCGAGCGGCTACGACGGCTGGCTGACGATCGAGGCCTTCGGCCGGGCGCTCAAGGACCTTGCCGCCGCGACAAAGGTCTGGCGCGACTTTTCCGAAACGCCGGAAGCGGTCTATCGCCAGGGTTACCGCCATATCCGCGATGGCTGGCACGCAGCGGCATGAACGCTGTGCCGCCAATCTATGATCGCCTCAATGTGCTTGCACGCAAGGTACTTGAGGACGGAGTTTTTGCCGACCTTCGAGTTGAAGAACTGATTTCGCCTTCTATCACCGTGGTATAGATAACAGCGCTTCTTGCATGCCTGTGCGCGGACCTAAATCCACCTGGACCGTATTCGACCAAGACACCCACCATGCTCTTTCCAGGAACATTCGGAAGCTTCTGGTCGAACACGACTGATATCTTTGCGTCCCGGCTTTTTCGGCTGCGAAGGACAGCGTAAACATCGGGCGAGCAAAAGAGTGGTTAGGCCGGTCTAATTCTTCTGAGTATAGTTTCGTCTCCATGGAGAACCGCCACTTGCGACGGCCTGCCGAGAGAGGCTTCAAGTAGATTGAGATGTACGATGGTTTATTGACACAATGCAACACGGCCCGGCCTGCAATGGAAGAAGCCGGTCGCATACGCCGCCGGCTCCAATGCATGTGACATAGGAGGGTCGCAATCACATGGGTGCAGGAAGAAATTCGGTCAATGCTTTTGTAACGGCTGCAGGCTGCTCCTCGGGGATCCAATGGCCAGAACCCTCCACGACCACGCCGCGTACGTTTTTTGCGACATGGCGGATGTGGTTGCCATACTCTGCTCCCATGCCCCCAACTCCACTCATGGCAAGAACCGGCATCTGCAGCTTCTCGATCGAAAATAATCTGTTAGCTTCAACGTCTTTGGGGAAGGCGCGATAGTATTCAAAGCCGGCGCGAAGCGCCCCTGGCTGAGCATATGAGCGTCCGTAAACTTCGTCGGCTTCGTTATCGAAGGCGCGCGAGTTAACGCCCTCGGCATTGTGGAACCATTTCAGATATTCGAGTTCGCGGCCTGCGATAAGCATTTCCGGAACGTCACGGACAGAGTGGAAGCGAAAATGCCATGTACGAGGACCGTGGATCAAATCGTCCCAAGGCTCAATGCCGGGGAGAGGAACATCCAAAATCGCAAGTGTCTCAACGTCATTGGGATATTTAGCGGCATAGGCATAGACGACCATGCCGCCCATGTCGTGGCCGACAAGGTTTACCAACGGACCGATGCCCAGATTGCTCACCAGCTTTCGAACGTCCTCGGCTATCGAAGCCTTATCATAGCCAGCCAGAGGTTTGGCGGTGTCGCCCAGACCACGAAGATCCGGCGCGAGAACTGTATACCCTTGGGTCGCCAATTGCGGCATCACATGACGCCACATATATGACGTGGTACCCCAGCCATGCAGCAACACGACCGTTTGCGGCCCACCCTGCGCCAAAAGGTAGTGATAAGCGACCCCGTCAACGTCGGACTTGCCATCGATGATTGAATGGGAGGCATCGATGATCGTGTCGTTTGCTGCCGGCACTTCCGGTATACCCGCGAACGTTCCAATCATAAGGGCCACTAAAAAGTAAAAGCGCATTGCAAACTCCAGAATTTCGAAAAATCAGTCCCACAGAGCCCAAAATCGTCCCCCAAATCGATAGAACGATGGTTTGCCTAGCACCCCGTCGAGGGCGAACCGCGACGGTAGCTGAGCAGCCGCAATCATTAAATCGTCCGAATGCTCCAGGCTCTCCGGCGTCAACGCTGTGTCAACGCCGCTAAGCCTCAAGATAAACGGCGTTAGGCCTCAAAGCGCGAAACGGGCGGTCATTTTCGGTCTTCCTCGTACCGGGCTGCGGGTCTCCACTTTGCAAAACTCAAGGGATCTGGACCATCGTGCGGAGGGCGCGTGTGTTCGATACTTTGGTATAGGGATACCTGAGTGTAGGACCTATGGCGGGTAGTCGAGAACACCATGATCAATGGCTTATGCTATGATCATGACGAAAGCTCTGATCGCGGCGAGTTTCGCTGACTCATCCCCAGCGATCCAGTCGATGGCGGACACCAAACCGCTTTCGTCTCAACTGCTTGCTATAAGCCTTGACCGCATTGCATGGACGAGATGTCTGAGCCTTGGGACACCTGACCAGAGCGAAGGACAAACTCGCCGTCTAGTGTCGCGGCAATTGCAATCGGTTCGGCAAGACCCGCCAGGTCCGATGTAACTCCATCCGTCATCTGCTATCTCCGCAAAATTGAAACGGTCGAGCATTAGGATGACCGCAATGAACCTGCCAGCGCTAGAGCCTAAACGTCTGCCTCTGGCGCGATCCGACGAGGCCATCTTCCGCTGTCGACCCTTGGACGAAGCCGCTCGCGCGGCACTGGCTCCAATACCGAATTCAGCGGAACCGTCAAACGATTGCCCGCTCCAGTTCCGAAAGTCGCTCCTTACAAATCGCCGCGACAATCTGGTGCAAGTGTTCGGTCCGCTCAAGCAGCCAGGCAAGCGCTTCTTCGGTGATCTCGAAGTGCTTCGAATATCGCGCTTTGACATAGGCTTCGTTGAGGATGTTGTACCACGCGATGTAGCGGTGCTGGTCGCGCGGCCAGGCGTCGATGAGCCGGTGGTCCTGATCTTCAGCCAGCCCGCGGAGGAATTTCAGATTGTGCGACGGCGGGCTGTAGTTCGTCAGCGTGAGAAGCAATGCAGAATACGCCGACTCGACGGACTGGTGCAGTTCAAACGCCGCGAGATTAGTGTCCCCTTCTGTACGGTAGAACTTGGCGCCCTTGATGAATGACGTCGAGTATCTGAAGATCCTCTCGAAATGCTCCTTGGCCACCCTATACGCATCGGTAGCGGAAAGCTTTCTTGGTTCGGCCAGCGGCCGGTCGTCGAGCTCGTAGAGCACGATGCCCTCGCGCAGGATGTCGACGAAGAAATACTGGCCGTCGGCCAGGAAGTTATTGACCTCCCTGGCACCATGGACGATCAGCCCGACCGGGGTTTTGACCTGCTTGTCCCACATCAGCCGGTCGGTGGTTTTGTCCCAGTACTGCGGTTCAGCCAGCTGTTTGGAATTGACGATGACCAGGATATCGTAGTCGGAGCGGTAGCCCTTCATCGTGTGCGGCTCGTCGACCCAGGTGCCGCGCGCAAACGAACCAAAAAGCAGAATCTTTAAGATCCGGCCGCGCTTCTTGAAGGCGGCCGAGGTCCCTGACAGCGCGTCGGCGAACTCCTCATGGATGATCGCAACAATGCGGGCAAGCTCGCGCTGCTTTTCTTCCGGCAGATGTTCCAGAGACGATCGCATGGGTTCATCGATAGGCCAAAGACGATTCGCCGTCTACTACTGGAAACTGTAGGAACTGCGGCATGGAAGACGACGGAATGATACGGCCGTGCCCGGCGAGCGGCGGCCTTGCCGCCGATCCCCAAAACCGGATCGGCTTTCGTCCTCGCCGTAGCGCGCAACACGCCAGATGTGAAGCCTCGTCGCTCATCCTATCCTTCCCGAACTAGAAGCGTGGCTTGCCGGGCCGGCGCGGGTAGTCCCTCTCAATGTCGCGCGTTTCGTAAGAAAGGAGCAGTCGGTCCGCCCTCCCGTCTTGGTCCAACGCCACGCGGCGCTGAATGAATTTGCTGCGAAACGCCGCATCGATAATCTCGGCTTCGGTCATGCCGAGATGAGCAACGAGA from Rhizobium sullae includes:
- a CDS encoding NAD(P)-dependent oxidoreductase; this encodes MSFIFSTHPLHPAAEAVLKAAGDLRIASAPDPETLLREGRGAGIVVVRAPIPPAFFEDAPALRAAIRHGAGLDMVPMDAANRVGVLVANVPAVNASTVAEHVFLVTLALLRRFRLMDRELRQRGWAAGRGQSDGAADLGGRTMGIVGMGNVGKAIFRIAKFGFGLEVVATSRSPERVPDGVRFLPVDDLVAMADIVVLCCPLTSETTGLLNAGRIGRMKPDAILVNVSRGPVIDDAALIEALREGRIGGAALDVFATQPLPLDHPYFSFDNVIVTPHLAGLTDESMMRMGTVAASEVLRVMKGELPVNLRNPEVVEHYRRRFPA
- a CDS encoding ABC transporter ATP-binding protein encodes the protein MTQIELRGIQKYFGAVQVIKDLNLAIADNEFIVLLGQSGCGKTTTLRAVAGLETIDEGDILIDGQPVQHIKASDRDIAMVFQSFSLYPHMTVYENIAFPLRATRMSRKDVDTSVREIAGVLRITGLLGRKPSALSGGDMQRVAIGRALVRRPKAMLMDEPIGALDAKLREEMRAEIKRLHIKQGSTTIYVTHDQVEAMSLADRIVIMHEGILQQVGTPEEVYSQPANMFVAQFVGSPVMNMAQATVSETGGHASVQVSDGVKGFEFPAALANRLSDAGAEDGKLTLGVRPEGVLISREAREGFMPVEAHIIEPLGSHDIVDLKVGDQMIRARTKSGFVPGPGEAVWARIDPAQAHFFNTATGSSLGIRL
- a CDS encoding ABC transporter ATP-binding protein produces the protein MAHIELKGITKTFGNHTALNNLNIDIADGEFFVLLGRTGAGKTTTLRLIAGLEKPTAGQIFIDGQDVADWGAAERDVALVLQQYSLYPRFTVRENLEFPLKSRIRRVEPAEIKERVDRVAKTLRIEHLLERKTDRLSGGEMQRVSIGRAIVRKPRVFLMDEPLSALDAKLREALRTELKNLQMNLGATFLFVTHDQIEAMSMGDKIGVLNNGQLVQTGTPQEIYRNPVNTFVARAVGSPPMNLIAGTLASGEAVASEGYRLPLGSGHGIATDGRPLTFGIRPEDLFLDSGAPGEARVHDVENHGVEKIVTLRTGENFIHATVPAQTVLRIEDTVRFSWNPEKVVLFDTGSGVSLRHAG
- a CDS encoding carbohydrate ABC transporter permease, coding for MATVVMTSLDSKSRAFSRGLSDIKIRNLFIVPTILFLIIFNIFPLIYSLGYSFTDFRASTNAPANFVGLRNYRELLNDPFIWSNFAITAKYVIVSVAGQVIVGFGTAMLLNRDIPFKGLLTTLLLLPMMLSMAVVGLFWKLLYDPSFGIINHALGFGRFEWLSNPDMALYAVAITDIWMWSPFVMLLSLAGLSAVPKHLYEAAAIDRAGPFYTFFRITLPLVAPILMIAIIFRTMEAFKTFDLAYILTSQPTTEVISIRLYKMAFQEWQTGRSCALAYIVLIMVLAITNIYVKYLNKVKER
- a CDS encoding FadR/GntR family transcriptional regulator — encoded protein: MKENSLLSDLAAYLFSNSSGNGRTPSERELAEHFGVSRGHIRETLAILEAMRIVERRAKSGIYLTTTEASVEAMALFARAGVPLDPILIYETVELRKIHEIKAAELACLRATEENYQRLRDILAASEAKLAAGEGLAREDRDFHLEIVRATKNSVFYRVCSVYYMMGEQRLPIYFSDVARRWRSHEEHVRIYEALLARDGNLAQALMNAHLQGAESYWKGLIGGPAMAAG
- a CDS encoding carbohydrate ABC transporter permease; the protein is MAAVRTRSERALNRVAIAAVLVITLIFLAPIYWITSTAFKPRNLATTIPPTIVFQPEVSPFVKLFAKRSQLRERPTPEHYAAAPWWERLVFDGGEKVVRSGRGEVQLSGYPSRFMNSLIVAITSTVLAVGMGTFTAYGFSRFKVKGEADLLFFILSTRMLPPVVVAIPMFLMYRAVGLNDTHWGLIILYTAFNLSFSVWLMKGFIDEIPKEYEEAALVDGYTRMQAFFKIVIPEAATGIAATAVFCFITAWNEYAFALIMTNRRAQTAPPFIPSQVGSGLPDWTVIAAGTFLFLLPVAIFTFLLRNHLLRGMSFGAIRK